The following is a genomic window from Candidatus Aminicenantes bacterium.
CCAGGATCGAGAGGGACGGAGAGATTTATGCCATCGTCCTGCGGAAAAGCTACACCGCGCCCGGGCCGACGTTTTTCACTCCGGGCGAGTTCTCCCAGCAATTGGGCCTGCTCGTCCACCCCAAGGGCAAGGTCGTCAAGCGCCACCGCCACAAGCTGGTCAAGCGGGAGATTTTCCGAACGCAGGAGGTGCTGCTCCTCTTGGAAGGCAAGGTCCGGGTGGAGATCTGCACCGACGAGGGGGAAAAGATCAAGTCCTTCCTCCTCCATCCCGGCGACGCGGTCCTTCTGGCCCGGGGCGGTCACCTGGTCAAAGTGCTGGAGGCCTGCAAGATGATCGAGGTCAAGCAAGGCCCTTACGCCGGGTTCGACGACAAAGAGTTCTTTTGATGATCCCGGTCAACGAGCCGCGGCTGGCCAAGAACACCCTGCGCTATGTCTCCGACTGCGTCCGAACGGGTTGGATCTCCTCGGCCGGCGCCTACATCGGCAAGTTCGAAGCGGCTTTCGCCGAATATCTCGGCGTCGAGCACGCCGTCACGACGACGAGCGGCACGACCGCCCTCCACTTGGCTCTGGCCGCCTTGAACATCGGCCCCGGGGACGAAGTCGTCATCCCCTCGCAGACGATGATCGCCGTGCCTTATGCGGTCCTCTATACCGGCGCCAAGCCGGTCATCCTGGACGTCGACCGGGAGACCTTCAACCTCGACCCGGACCGGTTGGAAACGTTCCTCAAAAAGGGGTGCCGCTATGACCGGCGGGCCAAGTCCCTGCGCAATAAGAAGACCGGCCGGCGCGTGGAGGCCCTGCTGCCCGTTCATCTCTACGGACACCCCTGTCCGATGAACGAGATTCTCGGACTGGCCGAGGCCTTCAACCTGACCGTCGTCGAGGACGCCGCCGAAGCCCACGGGGCGCTCTTCTATCCGGGCGGCCGCCGAGCCCCGCGATTCTGCGGGGCCATGGGCCGGATCGGCTGCTTCAGCTTCTACGCCAACAAGATCATCACCACGGGTGAAGGCGGCATAATCGTCACCGACGACGACGCCCTGGCCGAGCGGGCCCGCCGGCTTAAGGACCTGGCCCATGCGCCGGGCCGCCGCTTCCTGCACACCGAGCTGGCCTATAATTACCGCATGACCAACGTCCAGGCCGCCATCGGCCTGGCCCAGGTCGAAGAGATCGATCGCTTCATCGCCCTTAAAAGAAAAATGGCCGACACCTACGGCCGCCTGCTGGGCGGCATCCCCGGGCTGACCCTGCCGGTGGAGAAGCCCTGGGCCCGGAGCGTCTATTGGATGTACGCCGTCGTGGTCGAGGACGGCTTCGGGATGTCGCGTGAAGATCTCATGGCCAAGCTCAAGGAACGGGGCATCGACTCCCGGACGTTCTTCGTCCCCGTTCAGTATCAGCCGGTATTTGCAAACGATCCGGACTACGCCGACGTGGATTGCCCCATTGCGGAGGAGCTGGGGCGGAAGGGCTTCTATCTGCCCTCCGGGCTGGCCCTCAAGCCGGCCCAGATGAGAGCCGTGGCCCAGGCCGTCAAGGACATCCAGGCCGGGTGCTGAATCCCCGGCTTATTTCGAGGCTGCCTCCCCTTTCTTGATATAGGGCACGCCATCGGTCAGCCATTTCGGCGCCGGCGCGCCCTTGAGATAGTGGTCGAAGAACTCGAAGAACCGGGTGGTCAGGTCCCTCCGGTTGGCCATCCCACGCAGGCCGTGCCCTTCGTTGGGGTACGCAAGCAGCACAGCCTTCTTGCCGTGGTAGCGGAGGGCGTTGTAGAAAGCGAGCGAATTGATGAACCCGACGGTCGGGTCGGACGTCCCGTGCATAATCAGGAACGGCGCGGTCGCTTGGGGCACATGGGTCAGCGCCGATTCGTTGCGGTACCGATCGGGCTGGTCCCAGGGTGAAAAGCCCCAGCGGCCCTGGTCATAGAGATAGTAATTGAACGCGGTCTCGCCGCTCCCGCCTTGGTATCCGTATCCCCAGCCCCAAGGCATGCTGAAATCGTTGGTCAGGTCCACGACGCCGGCCCCCATCCCGACGGCGGCAAACATCTTGGACATCGTTCCGATGAAGGCCGCGCCCTCGCCGCTGTAGCTGTGGCCGGAGACGGCGATGCGCTTGGGATCGACGATGCCCATCTCGATGACCTTGCGGGTGGCCGCCTCGACACACTCCAGCATGTCGGTGTGCGAAGAGCCGGTGCGGAAATGGATGTCCGGCAGCAGGGTGATGTAGCCATCGCTCACCGCCTGGACCGGCATCCGGCCCATGCTGGGGAGAAAGGCCGGGGCACTGTAAACGTGCATGTTCTGTGAGTTCTTCTCGTAGAACATGACCATCATGGGCCGCTTCTCGCCCGGCTTATAGTCGTCCGGGACGGCCAGGATGCCCTGCAGGCGGACGCCATCCTTGTTCGTGAAGTCGAAGAGGCGCCGATGGCCCCACAGGAAGTCCTTCTGCTGCGGGTTGGCGTCGGAGATCTTCCGGGCGTCCTTGAAGCCGGGCCCGGATACGCGCAGATCGGGGAACTCGACGAATGTCTGGCGGGTGAAGAGGAAGGTGTCCGCCTTCATGGCCCGGACGGGATTGCCGAAGGAGGCGTCCTCGAAAACGAACTCCTTCAAGCCGCCGCCGGATAGCTCATAGTAGCCCGATTTCTTCGTCCACTCCCCATACGCCGACAGCAGGACCGGCTTGTCCAGGTCGATCGTGTTCCGCGGGCCGACAAAGCGCGGAACGATCGGGTCCGCCGGTTCGGGGCGGAGGATACGGAAGCGGATCTCGGCCTTCGCCCCGACGCCGTTGGTCAGATTCTTGGGGGCGGAGCCGTCCAGCGGTACGAGCCACAGGTCGTAGCGGTGCTGGGCGACGACCGCCCGGCCGTCTTTGGTGTAGCCGGCGATGCCATAGGACGGCTTTGTCCCCGGGTGGTCGTACTCGAGGTCAGCGAAACCCGATTTGCCGACCGTGCCGAGCGCCTTGGACGTGCCCGCAGCGAGATCATAGGCCATGATCCGGCCGTCCTTCCAGTAGAGGAAGTGCGCTCCGTGCGGGGTGATGCCGAAGACGTGCCTGCCGGTAAGCTGGCCCTTGACGATCAGCGTCCGCTCGCCGGTGGTCGTATCGACCCGGTAAATGTCCGCGGTCGGCAGGATCTTCTCGTTCCGGATATAGGCGCGTTCATCGAATCCGACGGCCCACTTGCCGTCCGGGCCGACCGTCAGATCCCGCATCGTCTCGTCCGCCAGGCGGATGAGCTTTTTCGCGGCGACGTCGAAGGCCTGGCGGAAGGTGAAATTTCGGTCCTGCTCGGCTCGGACCATCTGGGCGGACAAGACCCTCTCATCGCCCGTGTTCCAGACGTCCACATCCGGGGCTTCGTCCGTGGATTTGCGGGCCGGGTCGGGGGCCGGCACCTGCTCCTTGATCCCGAAGAAGACCCGCCGGTCGTCCTCGCTCCAGGCCAGGGCAGCCCGGTCGCTGACGACCCAGCCCTTGGGGAAGCCTTCGGCTTTGTCGGGATCGAGGACGACAGGAGCGGGAACGCTCGCCCCATCCTTCAGCGCCGCGGGAACGTCCGGAAAGGCGAGGAGGACGTTCTTCTTCTCGCGCATCTTCTCCACCTCGACGCCCTTGAGCACGGCGAGGGCCTTCCCGCTCTCGCTCCAGGCCAGCCGGCCGTAGCTCTTGGCATCGTTGTCGAGGGGTATCGCGCGCCCGGAACGGGCGTCGAAGACAAAAACGCCGTTACCGTCCTTCACTCCGGCCTCTACGGTGTAGGCGAGCAGCTCGCCGGTCCGGTTGAAGGCAAAGTCGCCCATGCTGCCGAGGAGCTGGTG
Proteins encoded in this region:
- a CDS encoding prolyl oligopeptidase family serine peptidase produces the protein MNIPDSRFRSIPAFSLALILALSVGLAALPLTAQAPTAAKKAMTVDDYAKWRTISGQAISADGKWVAYILEITNVAPAETKPVLHLLNLETNAEVTVTDASGAVFSPDSKWIAYQVDPGAAQRARAGRGSSGGTSPATPGAMAPSPAPAEAPAAQVGQGGRGGAAAAIPPRRVELRSLSTGEVRSWQDIGTFVFAPTSTHLVLRRREGEAAAPAGQRGGGGGPQAASGVAVPGASAGLRGLDAILLDLGSGRHQLLGSMGDFAFNRTGELLAYTVEAGVKDGNGVFVFDARSGRAIPLDNDAKSYGRLAWSESGKALAVLKGVEVEKMREKKNVLLAFPDVPAALKDGASVPAPVVLDPDKAEGFPKGWVVSDRAALAWSEDDRRVFFGIKEQVPAPDPARKSTDEAPDVDVWNTGDERVLSAQMVRAEQDRNFTFRQAFDVAAKKLIRLADETMRDLTVGPDGKWAVGFDERAYIRNEKILPTADIYRVDTTTGERTLIVKGQLTGRHVFGITPHGAHFLYWKDGRIMAYDLAAGTSKALGTVGKSGFADLEYDHPGTKPSYGIAGYTKDGRAVVAQHRYDLWLVPLDGSAPKNLTNGVGAKAEIRFRILRPEPADPIVPRFVGPRNTIDLDKPVLLSAYGEWTKKSGYYELSGGGLKEFVFEDASFGNPVRAMKADTFLFTRQTFVEFPDLRVSGPGFKDARKISDANPQQKDFLWGHRRLFDFTNKDGVRLQGILAVPDDYKPGEKRPMMVMFYEKNSQNMHVYSAPAFLPSMGRMPVQAVSDGYITLLPDIHFRTGSSHTDMLECVEAATRKVIEMGIVDPKRIAVSGHSYSGEGAAFIGTMSKMFAAVGMGAGVVDLTNDFSMPWGWGYGYQGGSGETAFNYYLYDQGRWGFSPWDQPDRYRNESALTHVPQATAPFLIMHGTSDPTVGFINSLAFYNALRYHGKKAVLLAYPNEGHGLRGMANRRDLTTRFFEFFDHYLKGAPAPKWLTDGVPYIKKGEAASK
- a CDS encoding aminotransferase class I/II-fold pyridoxal phosphate-dependent enzyme, encoding MIPVNEPRLAKNTLRYVSDCVRTGWISSAGAYIGKFEAAFAEYLGVEHAVTTTSGTTALHLALAALNIGPGDEVVIPSQTMIAVPYAVLYTGAKPVILDVDRETFNLDPDRLETFLKKGCRYDRRAKSLRNKKTGRRVEALLPVHLYGHPCPMNEILGLAEAFNLTVVEDAAEAHGALFYPGGRRAPRFCGAMGRIGCFSFYANKIITTGEGGIIVTDDDALAERARRLKDLAHAPGRRFLHTELAYNYRMTNVQAAIGLAQVEEIDRFIALKRKMADTYGRLLGGIPGLTLPVEKPWARSVYWMYAVVVEDGFGMSREDLMAKLKERGIDSRTFFVPVQYQPVFANDPDYADVDCPIAEELGRKGFYLPSGLALKPAQMRAVAQAVKDIQAGC